Genomic segment of Pacificitalea manganoxidans:
CCAGACCCTGCGCCAGCCGCGCGCGCTGGGTCGCGTTCTGCCTCAGACAGTTGGCAATATAGGCACGATCACGCACCGCAGCCTCGGCCGCGGCAAGCTGTGTGTTGGACAGGTTGAACGGCCCGCGAATGCGATTGAGCACGTCGATCACCTCGCGCGCGGCATAGGCCCAGCCAATGCGCAGCCCGCCCAGCCCGTAAAGCTTCGAGAAGGTGCGCGTCATCACCACGTTGGGGAATTCGTCGACCAGCGCGGCGCCACCGTCATAGCCCTCCGCGAATTCGGCATAGGCACCGTCAAGGACAAGGATCACATCCTCGGGCAGCCCCTCGGCCAGCCGGCGCAGATCCTGCTCTCCAATGAACGTGCCCGTCGGGTTGTTGGGGTTGGCGATAAAGACCAAGCGTGTGCGCTCGGTCACACCCGCAATCAGCGCCTCGACATCCGTCACGCGCTCCCGCTCCGGCACCTCCACGGGTGTGGCCCCAGCGGCCTTGGCACTAATCTTATACATGGAGAACCCATGTTCGGTATGCAGCACCTCATCACCCGGCCCGGCATAGGCCTGATTGAGGAAATGGATGATCTCGTCGGAGCCGACACCGCAGATGATCCGTTCCGGGTCGAGCCCGTGCACCGCGCCGATGGCAGCGCGCAACTCGGCATGGTCGGTGGACGGATAGCGATGCGCCTGTGCCGCCGATGCTGCGATTGCCTCGATTGCCGCCGGGCTGGGACCGAACGGGTTTTCGTTGGAGGACAGCTTCACCACGTCATCCACGCCCTCGACGCGGGACTGCCCGCCGACATAAAGCGCGATATCCATGATGCCGGGCTGCGGCGCGATGCGGGGCATTCAAAATTCCCTTCTGACGGTCGGCGTAACGGGCGGGGGGTGATCGTGCCGGTCGGTTCTACGGGCGGGGTGGCAAAAAACAAGGGCGGAGTGCGCCAGAGTCCCCACCCGCCAGTCTGTCCTATGACCGCGTTGCCATAACGCAAAAGGCCGCCCCGGATCGGAGCGGCCTTTCTCAACATGTCGTCGGAAGCCCGAACGATCCGGCAGGATCAGTTCTGAGCGTAGAATTCGATGACGAGGTTCGGCTCCATGTGCACCGGGTAGGGCACATCGCTGAGGCCGGGCATACGCACGAAGGTCGCGGTCAGCTTGTTGTGGTCGACTTCGAGGTAGTCGGGCACATCGCGCTCGGGCAGCTGGGTCGCTTCGAGGATCGCGGCCATCTGCTTGGACTTCTCGCGGACCTCGATCACATCGCCTTCCTTCACGCGGTAGGAGGGGATGTTCACGCGCTTGCCGTTCACCAGAACATGACCGTGGTTCACGAACTGACGGGCTGCGAACACGGTCGGCACGAATTTCGCGCGGTAAACGACAGCATCCAGACGGCGCTCCAGCAGACCGATGAGCAGCTCGCCGGTGTCGCCGCGCACACGCTCGGCTTCGGCAAAGATGCGGCGGAACTGTTTCTCGGTCAGGTCGCCGTAGTAGCCTTTCAGCTTCTGCTTGGCGCGCAGCTGCAGACCGAAGTCGCTGAGCTTGCCCTTGCGGCGCTGGCCGTGCTGGCCGGGGCCGTATTCACGGCGGTTCACCGGGGATTTGGCGCGGCCCCAGATGTTTTCGCCCATACGGCGGTCGAGCTTGTACTTGGCAGAGGTGCGTTTGGTCACCGTCTGATCTCCTTCTAAAAATATCGAAGGGCGTTGTCCTCTCCCCACCGCGCAGACGCGGCGATCTTGCGGGGGCGACAGGCATCCCCTTGCGGGGGCCACCAACACCAATGAAAACCCGGCCTGACGCAGATGCATCCGACCGGGATGGCGGGCTTATACAGCCCTGCCCCGCACTGTCAACCGCGACAGGCGGGCAGGCCTGTGTGCACGCTCAGCCGGGCAGCTTACCGGTTTGAACGTAGGTCAGGATCTGCACCACCTGTTCCGGCGTTTCAGCCACGGCCAACGCGGCGGCGTCGACCTCCTTTAACGCGTGCGCGTGGTCGGGCCCGTGCAGCACGATCAGCGCCTTGCCAAGTGCCGTCGCATAGCCCGCGTCAAACGCCGCATTCCACTGCTTATACTGATCGCCAAAGCGCACGACCACGACATCGGCGGCCTCGATCGCGGTGCGGGTGCGGATGGCGTTAAGCTTCGCGCCTTTGTGGTCGTGCCAGAACTTGTCGGTCTCCGCCCCAAGGATCGCCACGCCGCAATCGTCGCTTGCTGCGTGATCCGTGACTGGCGCGTCAAACCGCACATTCAGATCCGATCCCAACGCCGCCACCCCGTTCACGATCCGCTCGCGCCAGTCGGTATGGATCTCGCCACTTAGATAAACCTGCATCTTTCCATCCTTCTTCTCATGGCAGAGGCCGCGCCTTGCGGTGCGGCCTCGTCGTGTTGCTTAGAATAGTCCTGCCCGAGATAGCGCGGGTCAAGCCTAGCCGCGCAGCGCGCCGCCCGTGGCCTTTGCGACTTTCTCGACGACCTTGCGGCCCACCGCTTCGATCTCGTCTTCGGTAAGGGTGCGGTCCTGCGGTTGCAGACGGACGCTGATCGCGAGGCTCTTCTTGCCTGCGCCCATCTGGGCTGCGGCCTTCTCGCCGGTGAATTCGTCGAACACGCGAACCTCCTCGATCAGCGCCTTGTCGGCCCCCTGCGCGGCGTTGACCAGCGTCAGCGCCTCGACATCGGCATCGACGACAAAGGCGAAGTCACGTTCGACCGGTTGCAGATCGTTGAGCACCAATGCGCCACGGGCAGGCGAGCTGGATTTCGGGAACGGCACCTCGGCGGGCCAGATCGTGAAGCCGACCGCCGGACCCTTCACGCCCATCTCGCGCAGCACCTTGGGATGAATTTCACCGAACACGGCGAGCACCTTTTTCGGGCCAAGGCAGATTTTGCCCGAGCGGCCTGGATGCCACCAATCGGCAGTGCCGCGCAGGATCTGTGCCTTGGCGGGTGCGCCGATGGCGGCCAGTGCAGCTTCGACATCTGCCTTGGCATCGAACAGATCGACAGGACGACGGGTGCCATGCAGATCGCGCGGCGCGCTGGCGCCCACTAGCAGACCGGCAGCCATCACGCCCTGTTGCCCCGGCTCGCCA
This window contains:
- the hisC gene encoding histidinol-phosphate transaminase, translating into MPRIAPQPGIMDIALYVGGQSRVEGVDDVVKLSSNENPFGPSPAAIEAIAASAAQAHRYPSTDHAELRAAIGAVHGLDPERIICGVGSDEIIHFLNQAYAGPGDEVLHTEHGFSMYKISAKAAGATPVEVPERERVTDVEALIAGVTERTRLVFIANPNNPTGTFIGEQDLRRLAEGLPEDVILVLDGAYAEFAEGYDGGAALVDEFPNVVMTRTFSKLYGLGGLRIGWAYAAREVIDVLNRIRGPFNLSNTQLAAAEAAVRDRAYIANCLRQNATQRARLAQGLADLGIPSDRSDANFILARFTDAAEAEACDLFLQSRGLIVRRVGSYNLPQCLRITVGDEAAVTRVLDAVADFRAERGGAA
- the rpsD gene encoding 30S ribosomal protein S4; amino-acid sequence: MTKRTSAKYKLDRRMGENIWGRAKSPVNRREYGPGQHGQRRKGKLSDFGLQLRAKQKLKGYYGDLTEKQFRRIFAEAERVRGDTGELLIGLLERRLDAVVYRAKFVPTVFAARQFVNHGHVLVNGKRVNIPSYRVKEGDVIEVREKSKQMAAILEATQLPERDVPDYLEVDHNKLTATFVRMPGLSDVPYPVHMEPNLVIEFYAQN
- a CDS encoding YtoQ family protein, with product MQVYLSGEIHTDWRERIVNGVAALGSDLNVRFDAPVTDHAASDDCGVAILGAETDKFWHDHKGAKLNAIRTRTAIEAADVVVVRFGDQYKQWNAAFDAGYATALGKALIVLHGPDHAHALKEVDAAALAVAETPEQVVQILTYVQTGKLPG